The following are encoded together in the Capsulimonas corticalis genome:
- a CDS encoding MarR family winged helix-turn-helix transcriptional regulator, with protein sequence MNSQKNISRTPRSRRKNITDQRQTFGALLRGPYQILSASVYGQMSEVSGGVIRPAHGVVFRTISPDGSRVTEMAEQAQMTKQSMGYLVDYLREHRYVEYKDDPTDGRAKLAHLTPSGLAVQQAAMEKSAELENQVAQLMGPGEMLELRRLLEILNARMMEQTQRR encoded by the coding sequence ATGAATTCGCAAAAAAATATTTCCAGGACGCCACGCTCTCGAAGAAAGAACATCACGGATCAGCGCCAGACGTTCGGCGCGCTGCTGCGCGGGCCGTATCAGATTTTGTCGGCGTCGGTCTATGGGCAGATGTCCGAAGTCAGCGGCGGAGTGATCCGCCCCGCGCACGGCGTGGTTTTTCGCACGATCTCGCCGGACGGATCCCGTGTCACCGAGATGGCGGAGCAGGCGCAGATGACCAAGCAGAGTATGGGATATCTGGTGGATTACCTGCGCGAGCATCGATACGTCGAATACAAGGACGATCCGACGGACGGCCGCGCCAAGCTCGCGCACCTGACGCCCAGCGGACTCGCGGTCCAGCAGGCCGCGATGGAGAAAAGCGCGGAGCTGGAAAACCAGGTCGCCCAGCTCATGGGGCCGGGGGAGATGCTTGAGCTCCGACGCCTTTTGGAGATACTTAACGCGCGTATGATGGAGCAGACTCAGCGCAGATAA
- a CDS encoding cupin domain-containing protein: MASTLIETGAAARVPKLIELGAANTKNVFGVRVDILLTGDDTAGQFCSYECFVEPGDGPPPHVHSDDDETFYIAEGEFEVLVGDSVKTVRAGEIAHLPRGVAHTFKNIGAATGRLLGTATPAGHEHFFSDADQLTRSGNLTPQTAAEVCLRYGITLLG; the protein is encoded by the coding sequence ATGGCGTCCACTTTGATTGAAACCGGCGCGGCGGCGCGCGTTCCCAAGCTCATCGAGCTCGGCGCGGCAAACACTAAGAACGTGTTCGGCGTTCGGGTCGATATTCTTTTGACCGGCGACGATACGGCCGGCCAGTTCTGCTCCTATGAGTGTTTCGTGGAGCCTGGCGACGGGCCGCCGCCGCATGTGCATTCGGACGATGATGAGACATTTTATATCGCGGAGGGCGAGTTCGAGGTCCTGGTCGGCGACTCCGTCAAGACGGTGCGCGCGGGAGAGATCGCGCATCTGCCACGCGGCGTCGCGCACACGTTCAAGAATATCGGCGCGGCGACCGGCCGCTTGCTCGGGACCGCGACGCCCGCCGGGCATGAGCACTTTTTCTCGGACGCGGACCAGCTGACGCGGTCGGGCAATCTCACGCCGCAAACCGCCGCCGAAGTTTGCCTGCGATATGGCATCACCTTGCTGGGATAA
- a CDS encoding RNA recognition motif domain-containing protein: MATKLYVGNLSYQTKDQDLNQVFAEVGNVTSAQVVTDRYTGESRGFGFVEMATEDEAQQAIAAINGRNVDGRALVVNESRPREGGGGGGSRGGGGGSRGGGGSYGGGGGYGGGGGGGRY; encoded by the coding sequence ATGGCCACAAAATTGTACGTCGGTAACCTGAGCTATCAAACCAAGGATCAGGATCTCAACCAAGTGTTTGCCGAAGTCGGCAACGTTACCAGCGCCCAGGTCGTCACCGACCGGTACACGGGCGAGTCGCGCGGCTTCGGTTTCGTCGAAATGGCGACCGAGGACGAAGCGCAGCAGGCGATTGCAGCCATCAACGGCCGCAACGTCGATGGCCGCGCCCTGGTGGTCAATGAGTCCCGCCCGCGTGAAGGCGGAGGCGGTGGCGGCAGCCGCGGCGGTGGCGGCGGCAGCCGTGGCGGCGGCGGCAGCTATGGCGGCGGTGGTGGATACGGCGGCGGTGGCGGCGGCGGCCGTTACTAA
- a CDS encoding GntR family transcriptional regulator: MAPNSKQRSSSPTHLPTKVAEALRERIRSGHYQPGEWLPAERVLTEDLHVHRRVVRAAIAQLEKEGLLIRRPNCRPIVQAPAAPVADDLPTGSQFPASRLVALIMWHGAALGATGTAQQRIFWGMNQALGQAGYHGVFLDLGEEVGTEQENAEREATHLRYALDHGFGGIIFYAYAYDSNRELIQEVSRRMPLVLIDRMVPGVEADFVGTENRQAMFDATKYLIRQGHKRIAYVTKGESINPVQDRLQGYLRALREEFASDAYEMVLTAPFSDSSTWSVFDTVFKLPAEERPTAVLCVNDIEAVRVAKRLAELGLTVPEDVSLIGFDNIVRTLPGGVGLTTVGQPFEEIGKAATKMFLRRVDSAAVPQSHVELPAQLIERESSKSISDDSSG; the protein is encoded by the coding sequence ATGGCGCCAAATTCCAAGCAACGATCTTCTTCACCCACCCATTTGCCGACTAAAGTGGCCGAAGCCCTGCGTGAGCGCATCCGTTCGGGGCACTACCAGCCCGGCGAATGGCTGCCCGCGGAGCGCGTGCTGACCGAGGATCTGCATGTCCATCGCCGCGTCGTCCGCGCCGCGATCGCGCAGCTGGAAAAAGAGGGTCTGCTGATCCGCCGCCCCAACTGCCGCCCGATCGTCCAGGCGCCCGCCGCGCCGGTCGCCGATGACCTGCCGACCGGCTCTCAGTTTCCCGCATCGCGGCTTGTCGCATTGATCATGTGGCACGGCGCCGCCTTGGGGGCGACCGGCACCGCCCAGCAGCGCATTTTCTGGGGCATGAATCAGGCGCTGGGGCAGGCGGGGTACCATGGCGTCTTTTTGGATCTCGGCGAGGAAGTCGGCACCGAGCAGGAGAACGCCGAGAGAGAAGCGACGCACCTTCGTTATGCGCTGGATCACGGGTTCGGGGGAATCATCTTCTACGCCTATGCGTATGACAGCAACCGCGAGCTGATTCAGGAAGTCTCCCGCAGAATGCCGCTCGTGCTGATCGACCGCATGGTTCCGGGCGTTGAGGCGGATTTCGTCGGGACCGAAAACCGGCAGGCGATGTTCGACGCCACCAAGTATTTGATTCGCCAGGGACACAAGCGCATCGCTTACGTCACAAAGGGCGAGTCGATCAACCCGGTCCAGGATCGACTGCAAGGCTATCTGCGCGCGCTGCGCGAGGAGTTCGCCTCCGACGCCTACGAAATGGTGCTGACGGCGCCGTTTTCCGACAGCAGCACCTGGTCCGTCTTCGACACCGTCTTCAAGCTTCCCGCCGAGGAGCGCCCGACCGCCGTGCTCTGCGTCAACGATATTGAAGCCGTGCGCGTCGCCAAGCGCCTCGCCGAACTCGGCCTCACCGTGCCGGAGGATGTCTCGCTGATCGGCTTCGACAACATCGTGCGAACGCTGCCCGGCGGGGTGGGGCTGACAACCGTAGGGCAGCCCTTTGAGGAGATCGGCAAAGCGGCGACCAAAATGTTCCTGCGCCGCGTGGACAGCGCCGCCGTTCCCCAGTCGCATGTCGAGCTCCCCGCGCAGCTCATCGAACGCGAGAGCAGCAAGTCGATCAGCGACGATTCGTCCGGGTAG
- a CDS encoding SDR family NAD(P)-dependent oxidoreductase, which yields MTSIPPEDMEICLQVLQQIANSRGTIRRDQRFNSLISKVYREGKRIDQQMEKARQEREDRALLATTAMVQIQRDAPPAAALPAPPEASFRKLNQPETCYICKQEYTDVHFFYHLLCPKCAAYNYEMRHLSADLKGRTALVTGGRVKIGHQMVLRLLRDGAKVIVVTRFPHAAAKRLASETDSADWMDRVHLYGLDLRNIPAVEEFARHLLATESSLDILIHNAAQTIRRPQGFYQELVRQEQNPSETVSLEARRLVAQGAPSTLAISDSSALLPAVIPGISANGAAALATVADVLPTDALEDNEERADSRDVNSWLLRLDDVSAPEMLEVQLVNSVAPFLLNSRLKALMMRSPRERRFIVNVSAVEGQFSRHKTVFHPHTNMAKAALNMMTRTSGDDYAKDGIYMTSVDTGWVTDENPTPKRLRNQDVRGFFAPLDITDGMARIYHPVAEGINDEKKPYFGVFLKDYAPCPW from the coding sequence ATGACGAGCATTCCACCCGAGGATATGGAGATTTGCCTCCAGGTACTACAGCAAATCGCCAACTCCCGAGGGACCATTCGCCGCGATCAGCGGTTCAATAGTTTGATCTCCAAGGTTTACCGAGAAGGCAAGCGCATCGATCAGCAGATGGAAAAGGCGCGCCAGGAGCGCGAGGACCGCGCGCTGCTGGCGACGACCGCGATGGTGCAGATCCAGCGTGACGCGCCTCCCGCCGCCGCGCTGCCGGCGCCGCCCGAGGCGAGCTTCCGCAAGCTGAATCAGCCGGAGACTTGTTATATCTGCAAGCAGGAGTATACGGACGTCCACTTCTTCTATCACCTGCTGTGCCCAAAGTGCGCCGCCTACAACTACGAGATGCGCCATCTGAGCGCCGATCTCAAGGGGCGGACGGCGCTAGTGACCGGCGGGCGCGTCAAGATCGGGCATCAGATGGTGCTGCGGCTGCTGCGCGACGGCGCCAAGGTGATTGTGGTCACCCGTTTCCCGCACGCCGCCGCCAAACGGCTGGCGTCCGAGACGGATTCCGCCGACTGGATGGACCGTGTCCACCTGTATGGCCTGGATCTGCGCAATATTCCGGCGGTCGAAGAGTTCGCGCGCCACTTGCTGGCGACGGAATCGTCGCTCGATATTCTGATCCACAATGCGGCGCAGACGATTCGCCGCCCGCAGGGCTTCTATCAAGAGCTGGTGCGGCAGGAGCAGAATCCGAGCGAGACCGTGTCGCTGGAGGCGCGGCGTCTGGTGGCGCAGGGCGCCCCGTCGACGCTGGCGATCTCCGACAGTTCGGCGCTGCTGCCGGCCGTCATCCCCGGGATCTCCGCGAACGGCGCGGCGGCGCTGGCGACGGTGGCCGACGTTCTTCCCACGGACGCCCTGGAAGACAACGAGGAGCGCGCGGACTCGCGCGACGTCAACAGCTGGCTGCTGCGCCTCGACGATGTCAGCGCGCCCGAAATGCTCGAAGTGCAGCTGGTCAATTCCGTTGCTCCATTCCTGCTCAACAGCCGTTTGAAGGCGCTGATGATGCGCTCGCCGCGCGAGCGCCGGTTTATTGTCAACGTCTCGGCGGTCGAGGGCCAGTTCTCGCGTCACAAGACCGTGTTCCATCCCCATACCAACATGGCCAAGGCCGCGCTCAACATGATGACCCGCACCTCCGGCGACGACTACGCCAAGGACGGCATCTACATGACGAGCGTGGACACCGGCTGGGTAACCGACGAGAACCCGACCCCCAAGCGCCTTCGCAACCAGGACGTGCGCGGTTTCTTCGCGCCGCTCGATATCACAGACGGAATGGCGCGCATCTACCATCCCGTCGCCGAAGGCATTAACGACGAGAAGAAACCCTACTTCGGCGTCTTCCTCAAAGACTACGCGCCCTGCCCCTGGTGA
- a CDS encoding ferritin-like domain-containing protein yields MSFDLSLKAPDTDALPHDRPKDQAAPGTDPVVDIERWLSHFRGNQEHRLEPEWDAPITLPPGVIKPLLRSLEQFELGDGGGPDRLIARNADSFRCETTAREALVDMWFVEEKEHSRLLGGLVRRFGGRSIQGHWSFSAFCLSRQVLGVGFELSILLVTEIVSTAYYRLLCHHGDDAALKGVCRLILRDEAGHVAFHRDRMARTQGRTYGPLWEMGFRLLAMGAATMLYINHAPALTAVGAGGSDFYREVRHELALFLRRLRTEAAEYREAVHQGQGA; encoded by the coding sequence ATGAGCTTCGATCTGTCCCTGAAAGCCCCTGACACAGACGCCCTGCCCCACGACCGCCCCAAAGACCAGGCCGCGCCGGGAACCGATCCCGTGGTCGACATCGAACGCTGGCTGTCGCACTTTCGCGGTAACCAAGAACACCGCCTGGAGCCGGAGTGGGATGCGCCGATAACGCTGCCTCCCGGGGTCATCAAACCGCTGCTCAGATCTTTGGAGCAGTTTGAACTGGGCGACGGCGGCGGACCGGATCGGCTCATCGCCCGAAACGCCGACAGCTTCCGATGCGAGACGACGGCGCGCGAGGCGCTGGTGGATATGTGGTTTGTGGAGGAAAAGGAGCACTCGCGCCTGCTCGGCGGGCTTGTCCGGCGTTTTGGGGGCCGCAGTATCCAGGGGCACTGGAGCTTCTCGGCGTTTTGTCTCTCACGCCAGGTCCTGGGCGTGGGATTTGAGCTCAGTATCCTGCTCGTGACGGAGATCGTGAGCACGGCCTATTACCGATTGCTCTGCCACCACGGAGACGACGCCGCGCTCAAAGGCGTCTGCCGGCTGATCCTGCGCGACGAAGCCGGACACGTCGCCTTCCATCGCGACCGGATGGCGCGGACGCAAGGCCGGACCTATGGCCCGCTATGGGAGATGGGATTTCGGCTGCTGGCGATGGGCGCGGCGACAATGCTGTACATCAACCACGCTCCGGCCCTAACGGCGGTCGGGGCCGGCGGTTCGGATTTTTATCGGGAAGTCCGGCACGAACTGGCGCTGTTCCTCCGCCGCCTTCGAACGGAAGCGGCGGAGTATCGCGAGGCGGTTCACCAGGGGCAGGGCGCGTAG
- a CDS encoding ATP-grasp domain-containing protein encodes MSTASLRVLLLDGESEQAIGIGRCLAQAPEVELHVLSRDPHPPLRYSRRRASFQTHDVPINDLTVDMVRGAVRRSGAQILFPVLEPAIRFCVAHRAELEICVRLPPLPCVSALDRIGDKWALATFLQANQIPHPPTLLLANPHRPDALNGIRFPALVKPIHGSGGQNIKRFEGAPALSEWLRNGAGAPAEAIVQSIVQGRDLGCSVLCQNGRILAYTIQETRIYSARPFAPPAGIRFLEDERILSVIRRLAHILNWSGVANFDFREDAGTGEIFLLDFNPRYWSSLLGSLAAGVNFPLLACLAAADAPIPQPRCAPTEFVCAHFHPAYLASRRTPGATLQNTIWRYTLADPLPRVAAHLHRGWRRLRSRPPIAR; translated from the coding sequence ATGTCCACCGCCTCCCTGCGTGTCCTGCTGCTGGATGGAGAAAGTGAACAAGCGATCGGAATCGGGCGCTGCCTGGCCCAGGCGCCGGAGGTCGAACTGCATGTTCTTTCGCGCGATCCCCATCCGCCTCTGCGCTATTCCCGCCGCCGCGCCTCCTTTCAAACTCACGACGTCCCAATAAACGATTTGACGGTCGATATGGTGCGCGGCGCCGTCCGCAGAAGCGGCGCGCAAATCTTATTTCCCGTTCTGGAGCCGGCGATCCGGTTCTGCGTCGCACATCGGGCGGAGCTGGAAATATGCGTCCGCCTCCCGCCGCTTCCCTGTGTGAGCGCCCTGGATCGAATTGGCGATAAATGGGCGCTGGCGACATTTCTCCAGGCCAACCAGATTCCCCATCCTCCCACTCTCCTTCTGGCAAATCCCCATCGGCCCGATGCTCTGAACGGGATACGATTTCCCGCGCTGGTGAAACCGATCCACGGCTCCGGCGGACAAAACATAAAGCGCTTCGAAGGCGCTCCCGCGCTGTCGGAGTGGCTGCGAAACGGCGCGGGCGCTCCGGCGGAGGCGATTGTGCAAAGCATCGTGCAGGGGCGAGACCTGGGATGCAGCGTCCTGTGCCAAAATGGACGCATCCTCGCGTACACGATCCAGGAAACCCGAATCTACAGCGCACGGCCATTCGCTCCGCCGGCGGGAATTCGGTTTCTCGAAGACGAGCGAATATTGAGCGTCATCCGCCGGCTCGCCCACATCCTGAACTGGAGCGGAGTCGCCAACTTCGATTTCCGAGAAGACGCCGGCACGGGCGAGATCTTTCTGCTCGACTTTAATCCGCGCTACTGGTCCAGTCTGCTCGGCTCTCTGGCGGCCGGAGTCAATTTCCCGCTCCTCGCCTGTCTCGCCGCCGCGGATGCGCCAATCCCACAGCCGCGCTGCGCTCCAACGGAATTTGTCTGCGCCCATTTTCACCCAGCCTACCTTGCCTCCAGGCGCACGCCGGGCGCGACGCTTCAAAACACCATCTGGCGGTATACGCTCGCGGATCCGCTTCCGCGCGTCGCCGCCCATCTCCATCGAGGCTGGCGGCGCCTGCGCAGTCGTCCGCCAATAGCGCGTTAA
- a CDS encoding glycoside hydrolase family 125 protein, translating to MNKRPTPAQRCFTSPAIEAAITEVGGRIRDPEIAALFVNCLPNTLDTTVTVGSDADGRPDTFVVTGDIDAMWLRDSTNQVWPYLRFVTADPTLSRLIQGVIHRQARCVLIDPYANAFNREPKPSHWMSDHTVMTPDLHERKYELDSLCAVIRLSAGYYAASKDASCFDARWSDAMRKIVATIRHEQAGSDENSKDDYRFQRDSPNPTETLACGGFGQPANRCGLSKSPFRPSDDAAMLPFLIPANAMAVVCLRQLAEIWSGPCALPEDAAGALALAEEIERGIRTHAVVQHPEHGEIFAYEVDGYGSHYLMDDANVPSLVSLPYLGYCAPDDPTYQRTRAFVLSASNPYFASGQAASGVGSPHTGRGTIWPMALIMQALTSQSQEEVRQCLTTLRDTHAGTWFMHESIWKDDAANYTRSWFAWANTLFGELILTIDSKYPGLLESF from the coding sequence ATGAACAAACGTCCCACTCCAGCACAGCGATGCTTTACCAGCCCGGCCATTGAGGCGGCGATCACGGAGGTCGGCGGTCGTATTCGCGACCCAGAGATCGCCGCGCTTTTCGTCAACTGCCTCCCGAACACTCTGGACACCACCGTCACCGTGGGAAGTGATGCGGACGGCCGTCCCGACACGTTCGTCGTGACCGGCGATATCGACGCGATGTGGCTGCGGGACTCGACCAACCAGGTCTGGCCGTATCTGCGGTTCGTGACGGCGGATCCCACGCTCAGCCGCTTGATCCAGGGCGTCATCCATCGCCAGGCGCGCTGTGTGCTGATCGATCCTTACGCCAACGCCTTTAACCGCGAGCCCAAGCCGAGCCACTGGATGTCCGATCATACCGTGATGACGCCCGATCTCCACGAGCGCAAGTACGAACTGGACAGCCTTTGCGCCGTGATCCGTCTGTCCGCCGGCTACTACGCCGCGAGCAAGGACGCTTCGTGTTTCGACGCGCGCTGGAGCGACGCCATGCGTAAGATCGTCGCGACGATCCGCCACGAGCAGGCGGGCTCCGATGAGAACAGCAAGGACGACTATCGGTTCCAGCGCGATTCGCCGAACCCAACCGAGACGCTCGCCTGCGGCGGCTTTGGACAGCCGGCGAACCGCTGCGGCCTGAGTAAATCCCCATTCCGCCCGTCGGACGACGCCGCGATGCTGCCGTTTTTGATCCCCGCCAACGCCATGGCCGTCGTTTGCCTGCGCCAGCTCGCCGAGATCTGGAGCGGTCCGTGCGCGCTGCCGGAGGACGCGGCCGGCGCGCTGGCGCTCGCCGAGGAGATCGAGCGGGGGATCCGGACCCACGCCGTGGTTCAGCACCCTGAGCACGGCGAGATCTTTGCCTATGAAGTTGACGGTTACGGCTCGCACTATCTGATGGACGACGCCAACGTTCCCAGCCTCGTCAGCCTGCCGTACCTGGGATACTGCGCTCCCGACGATCCGACCTACCAGCGGACCCGCGCGTTCGTTCTGAGCGCCTCCAACCCGTACTTCGCCTCCGGACAGGCCGCGAGCGGCGTCGGCAGCCCGCACACGGGCCGCGGCACGATCTGGCCGATGGCCTTGATCATGCAGGCGCTGACCTCGCAGTCCCAGGAGGAAGTCCGCCAGTGCCTTACCACGCTGCGCGATACGCACGCGGGAACCTGGTTCATGCACGAATCGATCTGGAAGGACGACGCCGCGAACTACACGCGCAGCTGGTTCGCCTGGGCCAACACGCTGTTCGGCGAGCTGATCCTGACGATTGATTCCAAATACCCCGGCCTGCTGGAGAGCTTCTGA